Proteins from a genomic interval of Danio rerio strain Tuebingen ecotype United States chromosome 4, GRCz12tu, whole genome shotgun sequence:
- the hcls1 gene encoding Src substrate protein p85-like (The RefSeq protein has 1 substitution compared to this genomic sequence) encodes MWKSVVGHDVTVETESQGDDWETDPNFENDVSEQEQRWGAKTIEGSGRKEHISIADLRQNVSREHEVVKKKELDQGPKASYGYGGKFGVEKDRMDKGALGHSYVAEVEQHSSQTDAAKGFGGKFGVQKDRVDKSAMSYEYKAQVQQHASQKDYAQGFGGKYGVQKERVDKAAMGYDYKGETEKHQSQKDYAKGFGGKYGVEKEKVDKAAMGYDYKGETEKHQSQKDYAKGFGGKYGVEKEKVDKAALGYDYKGETEKHQSQKDYAKGFGGKYGVEKEKVDKAALGYDYKGETEKHQSQKDYAKGFGGRYGVQEDRMDKNASSFNKMESPSSSYEKPQAFEGSSVGAGNLKACFENMAKASDEDNKKKAEEERTRRLAREKREREEARRKQEEQSQHVEEEKQSPPPVPVSQKPQQEFRKLPEIPREEIEPDEENQPENEEPPSLPPRPSDLLEDETYAECEPPPVPQEEDYEDVGSYSAQAGENDYEDLGGGGTTARAIYDYQGEDSDEISFMPDDIITNIEMVDEGWWKGMCNGRTGLFPASFVELL; translated from the exons ATGTGGAAATCTGTAGTGGGGCATGATGTTACTGTGGAGACTGAATCACAAGGGGACGACTGGGAAACAGATCCAAATTTTGAG AATGATGTCTCAGAACAAGAACAGAGATGGGGTGCCAAAACCATAGAAGGTTCAGGCCGAAAAGAACACATCAG caTTGCAGATCTCAGGCAGAATGTGTCTCGGGAACATGAGGTGGTTAAGAAGAAGGAGTTGGACCAGGGTCCTAAAGCTTCTTACGGCTATGGAGGGAAATTTGGAGTTGAGAAAGACAGAATGGACAag GGTGCTTTAGGACACAGCTATGTGGCAGAGGTGGAACAGCACTCATCCCAGACAGATGCAGCAAAGGGTTTTGGTGGGAAATTTGGTGTACAGAAGGACAGAGTGGACAAG TCTGCCATGAGCTATGAATACAAGGCTCAGGTACAGCAGCATGCATCTCAGAAAG ATTACGCTCAGGGTTTTGGGGGAAAGTATGGTGTGCAGAAAGAGCGAGTTGACAAGGCTGCGATGGGATACGACTACAAAGGCGAGACTGAGAAACACCAGTCGCAGAAAG ACTACGCAAAAGGCTTTGGGGGGAAATATGGAGTGGAAAAAGAAAAGGTTGACAAGGCTGCAATGGGTTATGACTACAAGGGAGAAACGGAGAAACATCAGTCACAGAAAG ACTACGCGAAAGGCTTCGGGGGGAAATATGGTGTGGAAAAAGAGAAGGTTGACAAGGCTGCTTTGGGTTATGATTACAAAGGTGAAACTGAGAAACATCAGTCACAGAAAG ACTATGCAAAAGGCTTTGGGGGGAAATATGGTGTGGAAAAAGAAAAGGTTGACAAGGCTGCATTGGGTTACGACTACAAGGGAGAAACAGAGAAACATCAGTCACAGAAAG ACTATGCAAAAGGTTTTGGAGGACGTTATGGAGTCCAGGAGGATCGTATGGATAAG AATGCATCTTCATTCAATAAGATGGAGTCACCATCATCATCTTATGAAAAGCCTCAAGCATTCGAGGGCT CAAGTGTAGGAGCTGGAAACCTTAAAGCTCGCTTTGAGAACATGGCGAAGGCCTCAGATGAGGACAACAAGAAGAAAGCAGAGGAGGAGAGAACCAGAAGACTCGCTAGAGAGAAAAGAGAACGAGAAGAGGCACGACGCAAACAGGAG GAGCAAAGCCAGCATGTGGAGGAAGAGAAACAGAGTCCTCCCCCTGTGCCAGTATCCCAGAAACCCCAACAAGAGTTCAGGAAACTGCCGGAAATTCCCAGAGAAGAGATTGAACCTGAC gaggagaaTCAGCCTGAAAATGAGGAACCACCATCTCTGCCACCACGACCATCTGATTTGCTGGAAGACGAAACCTATGCTGAATGTGAACCTCCTCCTGTTCCTCAGGAGGAAGATTATGAGGATGTTGGCTCATACTCCGCCCAAG CTGGGGAAAATGATTATGAAGATTTAGGTGGGGGAGGAACAACAGCCAGGGCCATTTATGACTACCAAGGAG AGGACAGTGACGAGATCTCCTTTATGCCAGATGACATCATCACTAACATTGAGATGGTGGACGAGGGTTGGTGGAAAGGAATGTGTAATGGCCGCACAGGCCTGTTTCCTGCAAGCTTTGTGGAGCTTTTGTAG
- the hcls1 gene encoding src substrate protein p85-like isoform X1 — MWKSVVGHDVTVETESQGDDWETDPNFENDVSEQEQRWGAKTIEGSGRKEHISIADLRQNVSREHEVVKKKELDQGPKASYGYGGKFGVEKDRMDKGALGHSYVAEVEQHSSQTDAAKGFGGKFGVQKDRVDKSAMSYEYKAQVQQHASQKDYAQGFGGKYGVQKERVDKAAMGYDYKGETEKHQSQKDYAKGFGGKYGVEKEKVDKAAMGYDYKGETEKHQSQKDYAKGFGGKYGVEKEKVDKAALGYDYKGETEKHQSQKDYAKGFGGKYGVEKEKVDKAALGYDYKGETEKHQSQKDYAKGFGGRYGVQEDRMDKNASSFNKMESPSSSYEKPQAFEGSSVGAGNLKARFENMAKASDEDNKKKAEEERTRRLAREKREREEARRKQEEQSQHVEEEKQSPPPVPVSQKPQQEFRKLPEIPREEIEPDVEEENQPENEEPPSLPPRPSDLLEDETYAECEPPPVPQEEDYEDVGSYSAQAGENDYEDLGGGGTTARAIYDYQGEDSDEISFMPDDIITNIEMVDEGWWKGMCNGRTGLFPASFVELL; from the exons ATGTGGAAATCTGTAGTGGGGCATGATGTTACTGTGGAGACTGAATCACAAGGGGACGACTGGGAAACAGATCCAAATTTTGAG AATGATGTCTCAGAACAAGAACAGAGATGGGGTGCCAAAACCATAGAAGGTTCAGGCCGAAAAGAACACATCAG caTTGCAGATCTCAGGCAGAATGTGTCTCGGGAACATGAGGTGGTTAAGAAGAAGGAGTTGGACCAGGGTCCTAAAGCTTCTTACGGCTATGGAGGGAAATTTGGAGTTGAGAAAGACAGAATGGACAag GGTGCTTTAGGACACAGCTATGTGGCAGAGGTGGAACAGCACTCATCCCAGACAGATGCAGCAAAGGGTTTTGGTGGGAAATTTGGTGTACAGAAGGACAGAGTGGACAAG TCTGCCATGAGCTATGAATACAAGGCTCAGGTACAGCAGCATGCATCTCAGAAAG ATTACGCTCAGGGTTTTGGGGGAAAGTATGGTGTGCAGAAAGAGCGAGTTGACAAGGCTGCGATGGGATACGACTACAAAGGCGAGACTGAGAAACACCAGTCGCAGAAAG ACTACGCAAAAGGCTTTGGGGGGAAATATGGAGTGGAAAAAGAAAAGGTTGACAAGGCTGCAATGGGTTATGACTACAAGGGAGAAACGGAGAAACATCAGTCACAGAAAG ACTACGCGAAAGGCTTCGGGGGGAAATATGGTGTGGAAAAAGAGAAGGTTGACAAGGCTGCTTTGGGTTATGATTACAAAGGTGAAACTGAGAAACATCAGTCACAGAAAG ACTATGCAAAAGGCTTTGGGGGGAAATATGGTGTGGAAAAAGAAAAGGTTGACAAGGCTGCATTGGGTTACGACTACAAGGGAGAAACAGAGAAACATCAGTCACAGAAAG ACTATGCAAAAGGTTTTGGAGGACGTTATGGAGTCCAGGAGGATCGTATGGATAAG AATGCATCTTCATTCAATAAGATGGAGTCACCATCATCATCTTATGAAAAGCCTCAAGCATTCGAGGGCT CAAGTGTAGGAGCTGGAAACCTTAAAGCTCGCTTTGAGAACATGGCGAAGGCCTCAGATGAGGACAACAAGAAGAAAGCAGAGGAGGAGAGAACCAGAAGACTCGCTAGAGAGAAAAGAGAACGAGAAGAGGCACGACGCAAACAGGAG GAGCAAAGCCAGCATGTGGAGGAAGAGAAACAGAGTCCTCCCCCTGTGCCAGTATCCCAGAAACCCCAACAAGAGTTCAGGAAACTGCCGGAAATTCCCAGAGAAGAGATTGAACCTGACGTTGAG gaggagaaTCAGCCTGAAAATGAGGAACCACCATCTCTGCCACCACGACCATCTGATTTGCTGGAAGACGAAACCTATGCTGAATGTGAACCTCCTCCTGTTCCTCAGGAGGAAGATTATGAGGATGTTGGCTCATACTCCGCCCAAG CTGGGGAAAATGATTATGAAGATTTAGGTGGGGGAGGAACAACAGCCAGGGCCATTTATGACTACCAAGGAG AGGACAGTGACGAGATCTCCTTTATGCCAGATGACATCATCACTAACATTGAGATGGTGGACGAGGGTTGGTGGAAAGGAATGTGTAATGGCCGCACAGGCCTGTTTCCTGCAAGCTTTGTGGAGCTTTTGTAG